From a single Aspergillus puulaauensis MK2 DNA, chromosome 2, nearly complete sequence genomic region:
- the CDC37 gene encoding Hsp90 co-chaperone CDC37 (BUSCO:EOG09262SMG;~COG:D;~EggNog:ENOG410PJFB;~InterPro:IPR004918,IPR013874,IPR013873,IPR013855, IPR038189;~PFAM:PF08564,PF03234,PF08565;~go_function: GO:0019901 - protein kinase binding [Evidence IEA]) translates to MVLDYSKWDALELSDDSDIEVHPNVDKRSFIRAKQAQIHQQREQRRHDIQTLKYERIINDGLLSRIEKLLSSFKEKDGPSSDPEEVIFSTLMELASNPADDQPPSAPEGVHTQEKEQPKYSQMMSALVDQVKKEIEESNSDNSLQAYVKGVQGHKDKVQGLQKELLAKLAELEKEEGSKITSASIHTGFDTSHVARPKDATPTAEKTSSVELLNPNATPGASDQDGNDDEAVDDPDNIQASEMAKEFAKIDRNDYRALHRYITDHPKIVAEKETDGLLVEAFNSQMEGKEDYARQCVHQGLLLQYCRSLGPDGISLFFKRITTREHQAGTLFRNDVNETYNKIKTRAAELAKDSSASSDPAGVEQIQLHAVDPNTKITINIPKSESSEPIEIEARKIFDSFSKDLQKALASESLDEVNKVLGKMSVEEAEDVVEKLGESGMLSLEEGIVDATTEEGRKKLEEIEAEGKREKEAEEVGEPGGDVTELD, encoded by the exons ATGGTGTTGGACTACAGCAAGTGGGATGCTCTCGAGCTTTCGGACGACTCGGATATCGAGGTGCATCCAAATGTCGACAAACGTTCTTTCATCCGAGCCAAACAGGCCCAGATTCATCAGCAACGAGAGCAACGGCGTCACGACATCCAAACTCTGAAATATGAGCGTATTATCAACGATGGCCTCCTTTCGCGAATCGAGAAGCTCCTCTCATCATTTAAAGAGAAAGATGGGCCCTCATCCGATCCCGAAGAAGTCATCTTTTCAACGCTCATGGAATTAGCAAGCAATCCCGCAGATGACCAGCCGCCCTCAGCCCCAGAGGGCGTTCATACGCAGGAAAAGGAGCAACCGAAATATTCTCAGATGATGAGTGCGTTGGTGGATCAAGTCAagaaagaaattgaagaatcAAATTCCGACAATTCACTCCAAGCATATGTCAAGGGTGTGCAGGGGCATAAGGACAAGGTTCAGGGTTTACAAAAAGAACTGCTCGCAAAGCTTGCggagcttgagaaggaagagggcaGCAAAATTACAAGTGCATCTATCCATACAGGCTTCGACACTTCGCACGTAGCCAGGCCCAAGGACGCAACGCCGACGGCAGAAAAAACAAGTTCAGTTGAGTTGCTGAACCCGAATGCGACACCAGGAGCTTCAGACCAAGATGGCAATGACGACGAAGCTGTTGATGATCCGGATAATATACAAGCCAGCGAGATGGCCAAGGAGTTTGCGAAAATCGATCGGAATGACTACCGTGCTCTGCACCGATACATAACTGATCACCCGAAAATCGTTGCAGAGAAAGAGACGGACGGTTTACTGGTTGAAGCGTTTAATAGTCaaatggaaggaaaggaggATTATGCCCGACAATGTGTGCACCAAGGCCTGTTATTGCAGTATTGCCGCTCACTTGGCCCCGATGGAATCTCACTTTTCTTCAAACG TATCACAACAAGAGAGCACCAAGCAGGCACTCTGTTCCGGAATGATGTCAATGAAACGTACAACAAGATCAAAACTCGCGCTGCTGAACTAGCAAAGGATAGTTCTGCATCTAGCGACCCCGCTGGTGTAGAGCAAATCCAACTCCATGCTGTTGACCCGAACACCAAGATCACCATAAACATTCCTAAGAGCGAAAGCAGCGAGCCCATCGAGATCGAAGCGCGAAAAATATTCGACTCTTTCTCTAAGGATCTGCAAAAGGCATTAGCATCCGAATCATTGGACGAGGTCAACAAGGTTCTCGGGAAGATGAGTGTCGAGGAGGCCGAAGACGTGGTTGAAAAACTAGGGGAAAGCGGTATGCTCAGTCTAGAGGAGGGTATTGTCGATGCTACCACGGAGGAAGGCCGGAAGAAACTCGAAGAGATTGAGGCGGAGGGCAAgcgagagaaggaggcggaggaggtcggGGAGCCCGGGGGCGATGTAACTGAATTGGATTGA
- a CDS encoding t-SNARE syntaxin TLG2 (COG:U;~EggNog:ENOG410PGG1;~InterPro:IPR000727,IPR006011,IPR010989,IPR006012, IPR028673;~PFAM:PF00804,PF05739;~TransMembrane:1 (i313-330o);~go_component: GO:0016020 - membrane [Evidence IEA];~go_component: GO:0031201 - SNARE complex [Evidence IEA];~go_function: GO:0005484 - SNAP receptor activity [Evidence IEA];~go_process: GO:0006886 - intracellular protein transport [Evidence IEA];~go_process: GO:0016192 - vesicle-mediated transport [Evidence IEA]), with translation MWRDRTNLYISYRQSFTHHPAKKPRYLGATNGFSDVASQSEESRRLISESTGIDDDGDAIIEMDVLPPRWVDVQEDVTDLLADIAQKSAQLDKLHHKHLLPGFGDEDVRKQDERVIERYTQEITRGFHECQKHVKRIETMVQEAKQQDGVSSGDETMAKNIQISLASRVQEASAQFRKKQSTYLRKLRGLEDTASQFDRSATPVQNPYTDPSLMESDADKSFSQTTLLQTTQRMTGQNDAAILQREREINDIAKGIIELSDIFRELQTMVIDQGTMLDRIDYNVERMNTDVKSAQKELNVATGYQRRTTKRKIMLLLFLLVVGMIIVLLVKPKKHGSSEPTPPSSPPSEPDSQPRAFEITYRRSRASSLTHVARNKWADPDIYR, from the exons TTACATATCCTACCGCCAGTCATTCACACATCACcccgcgaagaagccgagataCCTTGGAGCCACCAATGGGTTCTCCGACGTCGCATCACAGTCCGAGGAAAGTCGGCGACTTATATCCGAATCCACAGGGAtagacgatgatggcgatgccATCATTGAGATGGATGTTCTCCCGCCGCGTTGGGTCGACGTGCAGGAGGATGTTACGGACTTGCTTGCGGACATCGCCCAGAAATCGGCACAGCTAGATAAGCTACACCATAAGCACCTATTACCGGGGtttggcgatgaagacgtgCGGAAACAAGACGAGCGTGTTATCGAGCGATATACACAAGAAATCACTCGCGGCTTCCATGAATGCCAGAAGCATGTCAAGCGAATCGAAACGATGGTGCAAGAGGCTAAGCAACAAGATGGTGTGAGTAGCGGAGACGAGACCATGGCGAAGAACATTCAAATATCATTAGCGTCGAGGGTACAAGAGGCTAGCGCTCAGTTCAGGAAGAAACAAAGCACTTATTTAAGAA AATTACGAGGACTCGAAGATACAGCGTCGCAATTCGACCGCTCCGCTACCCCCGTGCAAAACCCATATACAGACCCGTCGTTAATGGAGTCCGATGCCGATAAATCCTTCTCCCAAACAACCCTGCTGCAGACTACTCAGCGCATGACTGGCCAGAACGATGCCGCAATTCTACAACGAGAACGAGAGATCAACGACATTGCAAAGGGAATTATCGAGTTGTCCGATATATTCCGTGAGCTACAGACGATGGTCATCGACCAAGGCACTATGCTGGATCGCATTGACTACAACGTAGAGAGAATGAATACCGATGTCAAATCAGCGCAGAAGGAGCTCAATGTG GCGACTGGCTACCAACGACGAACCACAAAACGTAAAATCATGCTACTACTCTTTCTCCTAGTGGTGGGAATGATTATCGTTCTCCTTGTCAAGCCAAAGAAACATGGGTCTTCGGAACCTAcgcctccttcttcacccccTTCTGAGCCAGACAGTCAACCGCGAGCATTTGAAATAACTTATAGGCGTTCGCGCGCTTCGTCGTTGACTCATGTGGCAAGAAACAAATGGGCAGATCCCGATATATATCGATAG
- the mdr2 gene encoding ATP-binding cassette permease mdr2 (COG:Q;~EggNog:ENOG410PG0Y;~InterPro:IPR017871,IPR027417,IPR003593,IPR039421, IPR011527,IPR003439,IPR036640;~PFAM:PF00005,PF00664;~TransMembrane:6 (i179-204o224-251i304-322o328-347i403-425o445-466i);~go_component: GO:0016021 - integral component of membrane [Evidence IEA];~go_function: GO:0005524 - ATP binding [Evidence IEA];~go_function: GO:0016887 - ATPase activity [Evidence IEA];~go_function: GO:0042626 - ATPase-coupled transmembrane transporter activity [Evidence IEA];~go_process: GO:0055085 - transmembrane transport [Evidence IEA]), with product MRGFRFRASWAPGAHSKPITTPNGGILTGLCSDAHQNTQRCGVQGVFIRQFSELSGSVYNHRIPHVGRNIVPTNALFPRTTRYSSFRSPILKQFRGFSSTQRFLQTKPPAQPTNTSRAENRDKQDKDNDDGFELSEKAAQAAQVNLRAKLNKDGAGGKSSGFGEVTRLLLIARPEAKKLGLAFFFLLISSSITMSLPFSIGKIIDASTKSSEGGEFLFGLSPTMFYGALASILAFGAAANYGRIIILRIVGERIVARTRSKLFRQTFVQDAEFFDANRVGDLISRLSSDTIIVGKSITQNLSDGLRAGVSGAAGFGMMAYVSLKLSSILALLLPPIGLGAIFYGRAIRNLSRQIQRNLGTLTKIAEERLGNVKTSQSFAGEVLEVNRYNTQVRKIFELGKKESLISATFFSSTGLMGNLTILALLYVGGGMVKSGAISIGELTSFLMYTAYAGSSMFGMSSFYSELMKGVGAASRLFELQDREPTISPTKGTKVVTARGPIRFENVSFSYPTRPAVPIFKELNFEIPQGTNVAIVGPSGGGKSTIASLLLRFYSPTEGRVIINGKDIKEMNAKSLRRKIGIVSQEPVLFSGTIAENISYGSPQATRSEIVAAARKANCQFISDFPDGLDTQVGPRGAQLSGGQKQRIAIARALIKDPDILILDEATSALDAESETLVNSALAALLRGNNTTISIAHRLSTIKRSDSIVVLGNDGKVAEQGSYEELSARPDGAFTKLMEWQLSGADTQPPVSPSVSPEIQEKPWEVQAEEHGEAEAEANHKTEHQR from the exons ATGCGCGGTTTCAGGTTCCGAGCTTCCTGGGCTCCAGGGGCTCATTCAAAGCCGATAACAACGCCAAATGGCGGCATCCTGACGGGGCTATGCTCTGATGCACACCAAAATACCCAGCGTTGTGGTGTTCAGGGTGTCTTCATCCGGCAATTTTCGGAGCTGTCGGGATCGGTCTACAATCACAGAATACCTCATGTTGGCCGGAATATTGTGCCAACTAATGCTTTATTTCCGAGAACTACACGATACTCCAGTTTTAGATCACCAATTCTCAAGCAATTCCGCGGATTCTCTTCGACCCAACGATTCCTCCAGACCAAGCCGCCCGCGCAGCCAACGAATACCTCGCGCGCGGAAAACAGGGACAAGCAAGATAAAGATAACGATGACGGATTTGAGCTATCTGAGAAAGCAGCACAAGCGGCACAAGTTAACCTTCGCGCAAAGTTAAACAAagatggtgctggtggaaaAAGCTCCGGGTTCGGCGAAGTAACGAGGCTTCTACTCATTGCGCGACCCGAAGCAAAGAAACTCGGCTTagccttttttttcttactGATTTCTTCATCAATTACCATGTCACTTCCTTTCTCAATTGGCAAGATCATCGATGCTTCCACGAAGTCATCAGAAGGTGGTGAATTTCTTTTCGGTCTGAGCCCTACTATGTTCTACGGTGCCTTGGCAAGTATTCTTGCATTCGGTGCTGCTGCAAACTACGGTCGTATAATTATCTTGCGAATTGTGGGTGAACGCATCGTTGCGAGAACCCGTTCAAAGCTTTTCCGCCAGACCTTCGTGCAGGATGCCGAGTTCTTTGACGCAAATCGGGTCGGAGACTTGATTTCTCGACTTAGTTCTGACACCATAATCGTCGGCAAAAGCATCACTCAGAATCTTTCGGACGGACTGCGGGCAGGTGTTAGCGGCGCAGCTGGCTTTGGTATGATGGCCTATGTCAGTCTCAAGCTATCCAGTATCCTAGCATTATTGCTTCCTCCAATTGGACTAGGCGCAATCTTCTACGGAAGGGCAATCAGAAATCTCAGCCGCCAGATTCAAAGGAATCTAGGAACCCTGACCAAGATTGCGGAAGAACGTTTGGGAAATGTGAAAACGAGTCAATCATTCGCTGGCGAAGTTCTCGAGGTCAATCGTTACAATACTCAAGTACGGAAGATCTTCGAACTCGGGAAGAAAGAGTCACTGATAAGTGCAACTTTCTTCAGTTCT ACTGGACTTATGGGAAATTTAACGATCTTGGCACTTCTTTATGTAGGAGGTGGCATGGTCAAGTCTGGCGCTATCAGTATTGGAGAGCTCACGTCCTTCTTGATGTACACGGCTTACGCAGGCTCTAGCATGTTCGGCATGTCGAGCTTCTACTCTGAATTAATGAAGGGAGTCGGGGCAGCGAGTCGACTGTTTGAGCTACAGGATCGTGAGCCGACAATATCTCCCACCAAGGGCACCAAAGTCGTGACTGCCCGTGGCCCTATTCGCTTTGAGAATGTCTCTTTCAGTTACCCAACCAGGCCCGCTGTTCCAATTTTCAAGGAACTCAATTTTGAAATCCCGCAGGGTACCAACGTCGCAATTGTTGGTCCTTCGGGTGGAGGTAAATCGACCATTGCTTCGTTACTCCTGCGCTTCTACAGTCCCACCGAGGGCCGTGTTATTATCAACGGCAAGGACATCAAGGAGATGAACGCGAAGTCACTTCGTAGAAAGATCGGCATTGTCTCACAGGAGCCAGTTCTCTTCTCTGGAACGATTGCCGAGAATATTTCTTACGGAAGCCCACAGGCAACGAGGTCTGAAATcgtcgcagcagcaaggaaAGCAAACTGCCAATTTATCAGCGACTTT CCGGACGGCCTTGATACCCAAGTGGGACCCCGCGGAGCGCAGCTTTCTGGAGGGCAAAAGCAACGGATCGCGATTGCCCGTGCACTTATTAAAGACCCCGATATTCTGATTTTAGACGAGGCCACTTCTGCGCTCGATGCAGAATCGGAGACACTAGTCAACAGCGCTCTTGCGGCCCTCCTCCGTGGTAATAACACCACCATCAGCATTGCACATCGACTCTCTACTATCAAGCGATCCGACTCGATCGTGGTGCTTGGTAATGACGGAAAGGTTGCCGAACAAGGAAGCTACGAGGAACTAAGCGCGCGCCCAGATGGCGCGTTTACGAAGCTGATGGAATGGCAGCTAAGTGGTGCTGACACCCAGCCTCCGGTCAGCCCTTCCGTTAGCCCTGAAATCCAGGAAAAGCCCTGGGAA
- a CDS encoding CTD-interacting domain-containing protein (COG:A;~EggNog:ENOG410PF96;~InterPro:IPR006569,IPR008942;~PFAM:PF04818): MAYTDDSVKAKLSALNETQEGIVTVAQWVMFHRRHAERTAQLWLQKLRDSPAAKRLNLIYLANEVAQQSRARRKEDFLIAFSPIIAEAVATAYKGSSNDIQQKIRRVIEVWRQRSIFELPIQEAVEARVDEIDKSRSTGKKPLLGGSLFSSPSGSTPSELQPLVPLQVSLSKAAVASGTSGTAANSEYDKMSDPNVPLPTPPVHAARLSQLLKTLANAESSVSEVIKSRAALIDGLEKLLETNRTALSKEEALAVQLQERKAETEAKKRDVEDAIMRGLSAENTPAAELGATGETGDAVSRPEVEALTPPPVEAITPVGSPKRELPSNEENGGHSIAGFSLGFDNTIDASIPGLSGLGQPSTTGYGEVAQDSMNGFQAKKRKVAHEEEDYAKFAGGDLDADVAELLNQESQAQG; this comes from the exons ATGGCGTATACCGATGATTCAGTTAAGGCCAAGCTGTCTGCTCTGAATGAGACACAGGAGGGCATTGTGACCGTCGCGCAATGGGTTATGTTTCACAG ACGGCATGCCGAGCGGACTGCACAACTCTGGCTCCAGAAACTCCGCGATTCTCCAGCCGCGAAACGCCTCAACCTTATATACCTCGCAAACG AGGTTGCACAGCAGTCAAGAGCGCGCCGTAAAGAAGACTTTCTCATCGCTTTCTCGCCT ATCATTGCCGAAGCCGTGGCAACTGCCTACAAAGGTTCCTCAAATGATATCCAGCAGAAGATCAGGCGCGTGATTGAGGTCTGGAGACAACGCTCTATTTTTGAACTTCCAATTCAGGAGGCAGTCGAAGCCCGTGTGGATG AAATCGACAAGTCGCGTTCCACTGGCAAGAAGCCATTGCTCGGTGGCTCACTATTTTCGAGTCCATCCGGTTCAACACCGTCGGAGTTACAGCCATTGGTTCCGCTCCAGGTATCACTTTCAAAGGCGGCCGTTGCTTCTGGGACGTCTGGCACGGCCGCCAATTCGGAATACGATAAGATGAGTGATCCCAATGTTCCATTACCGACTCCTCCTGTGCACGCGGCCCGTCTTAGTCAACTTCTGAAAACGCTTGCAAATGCGGAAAGCTCCGTATCAGAGGTCATCAAGTCACGCGCTGCCCTTATTGATGGGTTGGAAAAACTTCTTGAAACCAACCGTACGGCTCtgtcgaaggaggaagcTCTGGCAGTGCAGTtgcaagaaagaaaagccgAAACTGAAGCGAAGAAACgagatgtcgaggatgcaATTATGAGAGGCCTTTCCGCCGAGAATACTCCAGCGGCCGAACTGGGAGCTACTGGGGAAACTGGAGACGCCGTTTCTCGGCCAGAAGTAGAAGCTCTCACGCCGCCTCCTGTTGAGGCTATTACACCAGTTGGCTCGCCGAAGCGAGAACTGCCGTCCAACGAGGAAAACGGAGGTCACTCGATTGCAGGTTTCTCATTGGGATTCGACAACACTATCGATGCTTCCATTCCTGGACTCAGCGGCCTAGGCCAACCTTCCACAACAGGGTATGGAGAGGTCGCGCAAGACAGTATGAACGGATTCCAGGCCAAAAAGAGGAAAGTCGCAcatgaagaggaggactaTGCAAAGTTCGCAGGTGGTGATCTCGATGCGGATGTTGCAGAGCTATTGAACCAGGAAAGCCAGGCCCAGGGATGA
- a CDS encoding clathrin light chain CLC1 (BUSCO:EOG09264XOC;~COG:U;~EggNog:ENOG410PN4N;~InterPro:IPR000996;~PFAM:PF01086;~go_component: GO:0030130 - clathrin coat of trans-Golgi network vesicle [Evidence IEA];~go_component: GO:0030132 - clathrin coat of coated pit [Evidence IEA];~go_function: GO:0005198 - structural molecule activity [Evidence IEA];~go_process: GO:0006886 - intracellular protein transport [Evidence IEA];~go_process: GO:0016192 - vesicle-mediated transport [Evidence IEA]) — protein MADRFPSLEDFSAGQTEAIETNGTDENDFLARERALLGDDADQFATAQYATSPDVNKDELLGGSDEVQADAGPEISGFESSFPAIDTQNEQVAPGGTITGTGAPFPPTGYSSYQAPEEEAEPVREWREKRDADIARRAEISNEKKEATVTKAREDIDDFYVSYNNKTDKLRAQTAAEAEQFLASRENTSAGGTSWERIAKLVDVSGKGTRGGASGSGKERFREILLNLKKDEKAPGASGV, from the exons ATGGCTGATCGTTTCCCCTCATTGGAGGACTTCTCCGCGG GGCAGACCGAAGCTATCGAAACCAACGGCACAGACGAGAACGACTTCCTAGCTCGTGAGCGGGCACTCCTCGGAGACGATGCGGACCAATTTGCCACTGCCCAATATGCAACTTCTCCAGATGTCAACAAAGATGAGCTATTGGGCGGCTCAGACGAGGTACAGGCCGACGCTGGACCTGAGATTTCGGGATTTGAATCTTCATTCCCAGCTATAGACACACAGAATGAG CAAGTTGCTCCTGGCGGTACCATCACTGGCACTGGAGCTCCTTTCCCACCCACTGGCTATTCGAGCTATCAGGCCcctgaggaagaggcagaaCCTGTCAG GGAATGGCGTGAGAAGCGGGATGCGGATATTGCGCGTCGAGCGGAGATCTCTAACGAGAAAAAAGAGGCAACCGTTACGAAGGCCAGGGAGGATATCGATGATTTCTACGTCTCTTACAACAACAAGACGGACAAGCTTCGCGCTCAAACTGCCGCCGAAGCAGAACAGTTCCTTGCGAGTCGCGAAAACACATCCGCCGGAGGAACAAGCTGGGAGCGGATTGCGAAGCTCGTGGATGTATCTGGAAAGGGCACCAGAGGCGGTGCGAGCGGTTCTGGAAAGGAACGTTTCCGAGAGATACTGCTTAATCTCAAGAAAGATGAGAAAGCACCTGGCGCCAGCGGGGTTTGA